DNA from Aggregatimonas sangjinii:
AACCATTTCGACCCGCGCGTTCGGACTTGATTTCAGCAAAAATGTTAATTTTTCCTCTGCTACGTTACCACCGCCCACGATTAAAATGTTCAACTGGGAAACTTTGAGAAATACAGGATATAATTCGTTTCGCTCCATTAGTTCCTTCTACTTTGGTTGTTAAGGGGTTTTATTTTGATACCTAAAGAGCTTTCCCGACCGTCGTCAGACGCTCCTCAGTTGGCTTATCGGTCCTATAGTTTATCGTTACCCGGGTACCCTTTCCTGGTTCTGAATGGATAAACAGACGGCCATTGATGTAACTGATGCGCTCCCTCATAAAGAAAAGGCCCATACCCCCTTCACTATTGTTGTTAGGTACTTTACCAAGAATGGCCGTATCGAACCCTTTTCCGTCGTCATCGATTACGATACTAAGAATATCTTCTTTGAAATTGATGGTCACCAAAATATAGTTGGCTTTGGCATATTTGATCGCATTGTTGACCGCCTCTTGGGTTACCCTATACATATTCGTCTCTGCCAAGGAATCAAAACGGATGTTTTCAACCGCTTTGTTTTCGAACAAAATCCTTTTTCCGGTAAGCTTCGAGAGTTCTACCGTCATTTTATGCAGGGCAGGAAAAATACCATGGTCGCTTAGTTCCGGTGGGGTTAAATTAAAGGTGGCGGTCCGTACCCCTTTGATCAGATCGGAGGTCAAGCCTTTCAAATAGGCTATTTTTTCCTTTGTTTTTTCGGTATCCTGCACATCGATCGATTCGATATTGAATTTCAACGCGGTCAACATCTGCCCGATACCATCATGAATGTCTTTGGCAATGCGTTTGCGTTCCTCTTCCTGCCCCTCTACGATCTGACTCGCCTGTTGTTTTTTCTGCAACATGCGCTCTTCAAAATTCTGCTGCGTCAAGTGTTCGACTTTAAGGAGGTTTTTCTTCCGTTCCGTAATGTCGGAACAAAGAATCAGAATACTTTGTTGCTTGCTTGCCTGATGCATGGGAATGATGGAAATATCCAACCAAAATTCTTGACCGGCATTGGTCGTAATGGCTATCTCCTCGCTTCGGATCGTGTTTTTGCGGTTACTCTTGAGCAGTTCCTTCAAATACCGCTGTTGGCCTTCATCGGTTGTCAATAGTTCCGATAAGGGCTTGTTAAGCTCTTCCCTTGAAAGGCCCAGAAGGTGAAGAAACTTTTTGCTGATAAAAACGATACTCCCATCCTTTCTCGCGCTAGCAAAAAGGGCGGCGTTGTCGATTACGAAATTCAGTTCCTGCAGCTCTTGCAGCGATTTTTCTTTTTCCCTTAAGAGTGTCTTTATTTTTAGCGCGCTGTCGTCCGATTCCAATTGTGTTTTCATCAAATTGGAAATGGTTTTACGAATTTGAACGGATAGGGGCCTAAAAATGAACACCATTTCCAGCAGTAAGATCAGCAACGAAAATGCCAATAAAAAATACTCCTTTTGTTTCAGGTTCTGCAGCTTCGCATTACTACGTTCATCGTATTTGTTCACGATATTGTCCATCAAGCGCAAAAAATCCCGTTCGTTTTCCAAAAGAATTCTCTTCTCCTTGTTAAAGTCGACGGTTGCCGGTTCCTTGGCTAAAATTGCTTCTGTAGCATTGACCATCGCCCTATGGTGCCGATCGATATTTTGAAAAAGGGAGAGAATTTCAGGATCTTCTTCCTTTGGAAGATTCATATCCGAATTTCCTTTTTGAAGCCCTTCGTGAGAAGTTTTCCAAATTGAAACCGTTCGTTCGATTTCGGACCTGATTTGCCGGTATTCTTCAGACTTAGTCGCTTCTTCAAGCAGCAAAACCTCTTTTACCAACTTTTGACTGAAGGCGCGCTGGCGGCCCGCTACATTGATTACACGGGAATCGTTCAGCTGTGAGTTTAAGTGTGTTTGTATCAAAAGTTGAGCAACGATGATCGTTAGCGCTATACCCGCTAGCGCCAACAGATACCACTTACGAATTCGCAGGAAAGTCGTAGTGTCCAATGGTTTCTCATGTTTGCTGTCCGGCATTTGGGCTGTTTGCTTTTAATTAAGGTAATTGTCAAGTACCGATCGCTTTCGATACCAGATGAAGAGCACTTTCGGAAAGGGGTAGTTTCAAAGCGGCTTCATGCCCCTTATCCGACATTTTGCGCCATGTTTTCTGAAGAATGTCAATGGTTTTCCCATCGGGATGTTTTGCCGCGAACGGCTCAAAATAATGCTCTAGAAACACCAAACAGATGACATCTTCCAGCGTTTGGGTTTCCTCGTTTCTCTTTAACTGTTTCTTTTGCAATAGAAAGGTCACGGTATCGATAACTTCTGCCGAGTAGCCAACATCCTCCAAGAGCTCTTGCGCTTTTCGCGCATGAAATTTCTTCAATTCCTGTCGCCACCTCAAATAGCCTTCCCGATTCATCTCATAGGCGTCCCTGGCGATTTCCCAACGGCAAATATGTTGGCAACGTGCGGTCAATTGCAGGGCCTCCGAAGCATCGGGTGCAAAAACGTTCAACTTTTGGGTCATCCTTTGGGCGTATAACAGTTCCTTCGGATATGACTTTCCCTGAAAAATTTCCGTATTCGGATCTTCCCCATTGGCCGCATCAAACAGTTGAAATGCTTTTTGCAATTTGGTTAGAGTTGCCATTGGCTTGATGTTTGGTCAAAGCTATTCAGAAAACCCTACATACACAAAATCGCCTTCTACTTTTACGGGATAGGTGGCAATCGCTTCCAAATCGCCGTTTAAATGTTTTCCCGTTCTTAGCGAAAAGTTACTTTTATGCAGGGGACAGGCCACTTTTGCTTCCATATTCTCATCGCCGATCATCCCACGGGACAATACCATTTCCATTTTATGCGGACATAAGTTTTGACAGGCGTACCAGGAGCCTTCCCGCGTAAAGTTGAATACGGCGATCTGCTTGTCTTTGTACTTGATACATGCCCCTCCATTTTTGGGGAATTTGGAGACCGCGGCCGTCTTGAACCAAATTTTTACTTCCTCTGGTCGTACGGTTTCGTAGGTGTTTAGATTGGCTGTCATTGTCTTTTAGTTTGAGGTCTCGACCACACCCACCATTCGGACGGGCATGCTCGATTTAACATGTATTAGCTATTTCGGACTTCGTAATTCATTTTTCTTATTTTTCTCACGCCCACTCCTT
Protein-coding regions in this window:
- a CDS encoding ATP-binding protein, with amino-acid sequence MPDSKHEKPLDTTTFLRIRKWYLLALAGIALTIIVAQLLIQTHLNSQLNDSRVINVAGRQRAFSQKLVKEVLLLEEATKSEEYRQIRSEIERTVSIWKTSHEGLQKGNSDMNLPKEEDPEILSLFQNIDRHHRAMVNATEAILAKEPATVDFNKEKRILLENERDFLRLMDNIVNKYDERSNAKLQNLKQKEYFLLAFSLLILLLEMVFIFRPLSVQIRKTISNLMKTQLESDDSALKIKTLLREKEKSLQELQELNFVIDNAALFASARKDGSIVFISKKFLHLLGLSREELNKPLSELLTTDEGQQRYLKELLKSNRKNTIRSEEIAITTNAGQEFWLDISIIPMHQASKQQSILILCSDITERKKNLLKVEHLTQQNFEERMLQKKQQASQIVEGQEEERKRIAKDIHDGIGQMLTALKFNIESIDVQDTEKTKEKIAYLKGLTSDLIKGVRTATFNLTPPELSDHGIFPALHKMTVELSKLTGKRILFENKAVENIRFDSLAETNMYRVTQEAVNNAIKYAKANYILVTINFKEDILSIVIDDDGKGFDTAILGKVPNNNSEGGMGLFFMRERISYINGRLFIHSEPGKGTRVTINYRTDKPTEERLTTVGKAL
- a CDS encoding DUF4202 domain-containing protein, translating into MATLTKLQKAFQLFDAANGEDPNTEIFQGKSYPKELLYAQRMTQKLNVFAPDASEALQLTARCQHICRWEIARDAYEMNREGYLRWRQELKKFHARKAQELLEDVGYSAEVIDTVTFLLQKKQLKRNEETQTLEDVICLVFLEHYFEPFAAKHPDGKTIDILQKTWRKMSDKGHEAALKLPLSESALHLVSKAIGT
- the nirD gene encoding nitrite reductase small subunit NirD, yielding MTANLNTYETVRPEEVKIWFKTAAVSKFPKNGGACIKYKDKQIAVFNFTREGSWYACQNLCPHKMEMVLSRGMIGDENMEAKVACPLHKSNFSLRTGKHLNGDLEAIATYPVKVEGDFVYVGFSE